The genomic region TCCTGTAATCGACGTCGATGACATTCATCGTGCGCGGCGGCTTGCTCGGATCCTCCTGATTGTAGTTGATTGGCCGGACCAGCCGGTGCGTGACAGCAATGAGTGACTGGTTCACCCACGACCAGTTCTGCTCGTCGCGCTGGCCAAATCCTTTTTCCGAACTCGACCCGACCATGCCCTGATACCAGGTCTTGACCTCGGCGGCGTTGCGCTCGAAGCCGCGAATGGGGGCCGGCACGATATAGAGAAGGATGCCGGCGAACGCGACCGTAGCGACGGCGGCTCCCCACTTTCGCCGCCAGACCAGATAGGGCAGCACCGCAATGGGAAACACCTTGATGGCGGCGGCGAGCGCGAACATGAAGCCTGCGAGCCAGGAGCGCTGATGCTGCAAACTCCAGAAGCCGTAGAGCATCATCGCCAGCAAGACGAGGTTCGGCTGGCCAAGATCGAACATGTCGAACACGAAGGTCACGGTGACGAGAGCGGGCAGCGCCTCCAGCCAAGGGCCAGGCGTGCGGCCCGAACCGCTCATGACATTGGAGAGCATCCCGGTGTACCACCACGCCGCAATATTCAGGATCGACAGCACGCTGTAGAGCGCGATCTTGCCGAACCAGCTCGGGACTGCCAGCAGGATCGCCGGCAGCGGTGGGTAGATGAACTCGAAGTACTGGTGGATATCGCCGGGATAGAGCGGCCCACCCTTCAAGACCTGCTGCCCGGCCCAGTACCACAGGCCGTAGTCCTTGGTCTTGCCGTGCCCGAAGATCTCGGGACCAAGGACATCGGCAGCCAGGATGAAGCAGCAGAGCAGGAAGAGCAGGTCGAGTGGCGCACGCAACGACAGGGTTCGGAGTGCGCCGGATCGAACGAAAGATTTAGGTGAGGTCACGATGTGGTCCAGTCAGGGGCCATAGCACCTAGCAGACCAACGAACGCTTGGAGAGTCCTGATCACCCGAATTTGTACCCGCCGCGCACAAGCGGCGGGTTTGCGGAGGAGTTGCCTCAAACGAGGCTTTCTGC from Bradyrhizobium lupini harbors:
- a CDS encoding glycosyltransferase family 87 protein, translated to MTSPKSFVRSGALRTLSLRAPLDLLFLLCCFILAADVLGPEIFGHGKTKDYGLWYWAGQQVLKGGPLYPGDIHQYFEFIYPPLPAILLAVPSWFGKIALYSVLSILNIAAWWYTGMLSNVMSGSGRTPGPWLEALPALVTVTFVFDMFDLGQPNLVLLAMMLYGFWSLQHQRSWLAGFMFALAAAIKVFPIAVLPYLVWRRKWGAAVATVAFAGILLYIVPAPIRGFERNAAEVKTWYQGMVGSSSEKGFGQRDEQNWSWVNQSLIAVTHRLVRPINYNQEDPSKPPRTMNVIDVDYRTANWIVLALSALLGLGFVAVMPRQARRTARSDAEELGILFCLMTVASPLARQYYFMWLFFPMTVLMHRAAFDERANVRLGTWLALGAAGILMLLALPWFPNVLQAWGNNLVATAVLAASLAWHIRHPPVAAGPNAAAALKADSS